The Persephonella sp. KM09-Lau-8 nucleotide sequence CCGAATGAAGCTTTGGGTTAAGAATTAATATTTTTTCTTCCTGCCAGTTTGGATTTTCAGGTTCATGATGGTCTAATACAAAAACCTCAAGGCCAAGTTTTTTCGCCAACAAAAGCTCCTCATGGGCATTTGTTCCACTATCTACAACAATAAGGACATCGGCAAGCTGGCTTATTTTACGGATAGCCTTTGTGTTAAGGCCATATCCTTCATCAAACCTGCTGGGAATGTAATACTTAACATCTGCCCCTATGTCTCTGAAAAAATTCACCAGCAAAGCTGTGCTGGTTATACCATCAGCATCATAATCGCCATAAATAACAAATTTCTTTTTCTGTTTTACAAGGGTTGCAATTCTATGGGCTACCTTATCAAGGTCAAAGAAAAGCTGAGGATCTAAGAGTTTTTGGAGAGATGGATATATATTATCTTCATCAAGATTATTATTAAAAAGCTCTCTCCTGTTGTATATTAGCTGTCCTAAAACATGGCCATAATTCTGCACTACCTCCTGTGGTGCCTTGTTCTTCTCTGATATTATTATCCATCTTCTTCCTGAAAGTCCGGTGGCCATGTTTTATCCTATTTTTGTTTTTGTGTCATATATTATAACAATCTATGTATAATAATTTGAAATAACAGAGAAAGAGGTCTGAAATTGGGTAAAATCATAAAGTTTAATAAACCTCAAGAAGATGAAAATAATCAGCAAAAGTCTGAAATAGAATCACACTCAAATGTTAAAAATATTTTCTCTGTAGAAGCTTTAGCAGATAAAGTCAGAAAAGGGGTTGAAGAATATATACTTTATAACTTTGCAGTAAAAGAGATATTAGGAATGGATATTGTTTTTAAAGAAAATGATAAAAAGGAAATAGGTGTTTTAGGGGCGATTGCATACGAGCATAAACGTAAGCCTGGAACATTTATCGCTGATTTTATAGGAAAGGGACATATAGATAATAAAGACAATGTAGTAATAGACGAGCTTGCCTTTAGGGCAGGTGAACCTGAATACTACAACACAATATCTAAAATTTTAAAGGCAAAAAAATTACTACCTGAAATAAAGGAGAAGGAATAATGGCACTGCCACCACTCAGAATAGGTAAATATGAAATACAGTATCCAATAATACAGGGGGGAATGGGAGTTGGTATATCATGGGAGAACCTTGCAGGAAGTGTTAGTAAACATGGAGGCCTCGGTATAGTATCTTCTGTGGGAACAGGGTATAGGCATCCTAACTATGTCCGTCTCAAAGATGGTAGACCGGTAGGAAGCAAATATATACACAGCACAGAAGCACTACAAAGAATTATCAGGGATGCCAAAGAGATAGCAGGCGGAGAAAAAGCTGTAATCGGGGTTAATATTCTGTATGCAATTACAGATTTTGGTAGAGTTGTCCGTGATGCCATTGAGGCTGGGGCAAATTTACTATTTGTTGGTGCCGGACTACCGCTTACACTGCCTAAATACGCACCTGAGGAAGATGTTGCACTTGTCCCTATAGTTTCATCTGCAAGAGCATTAAGGGTTATATGCAAACACTGGAAGAAAAAATACAACAGGCTGCCTGATGCTGTAGTAGTTGAAGGTCCAAAGTCTGGTGGTCATCAGGGAATACCGTATGAGGACTGCTTTAAACCTGAATTTCAGCTGGAAAATCTTGTTCCTGAGGTAATTAAGGAAAGGGATAAATGGGGTGATTTTCCCGTAATAGCAGCCGGAGGAATATGGGATAAAAAGGATATTGAGTATTACCTTAGCCTTGGAGCTGCCGGTGTCCAGATGGGGACAAGATTTGTTGGAACTTATGAATGTGATGCTTCTGATGAGTTTAAGCAGGTTATTATAAATGCCAAAAAAGAGGATATTGTTTTACTAAAATCTCCTGTTGGTTATCCAGCAAGGGGAATAGTAACCCAGCTTATAAAAGATATAGAAGAAGGTAAAGCCCCTGAAGTCAAATGTGTTTCAAACTGTGTTGTGCCATGTAATCATGGAGAGGAAGCCAAAAAGGTTGGATATTGTATAGCTGATAGACTTGGAGATGCGTATCTGGGAAGAAAAGAAACAGGTCTGTTTTTCAGTGGTTCAAACGGATACAGAATTAAAAAACTGGTGCATGTTAAAGACCTGATGAGAGAACTTGTGGAAGGAATACCATCAGGGCAGGAGGAGCCTTAAGGCTCCTGCCAGTTTTCTGTTATTTCAAATGATTTCTGTGCAATTTTGTTGCCCTCTTCATCTTCCACAACAACAGTCCACTTACCTGTCTGATTTGGAAGTATTTTCTTGGAACTCCACGTTCTAAATGTTGGATATGTAATTCCCAGTTCAACCCTTGCCATTTCATTTCCTTTATAAATCCATACATGATAAATCTTTGTAGGAACTTTGGTTGCAATAACTTTTGTCCAGCAATAAATCCGTCCTATATCTGGCGGAAACTTTTCAGATATTCCTATAGGTTCCCTATCCTGAATAGCCACTGCAAATTTCATATCCTCAACCTGAATATTCTGGGCAAATGAAAAAGAAAACACTAATAGAAAAACCATTAACCAGCGCATTATTGAACCCTCCAGCTTATTATTATTCTGATATTAATATAAAGCGGGTGTTATAATTGTTTCAAACCAAATTAGAAGGTTATAGATGGATATAGTTGTTCTAATTTCCGGAAGAGGCTCAAACTTAGAGGCTATAGCAAAGGCATATAAGGACGGCAAAATACAGGGAAAAATAAAATTAGTTATATCAAATAAAAAAGATGTAAAAGGGTTGGAAATAGCGAAAAAATATAGTATTCCTGCAGAATTTCATGACCCATCTAAATTTGATAACAGACTTGAATATGACAGGCACCTGATAAACAGAATAAAAAAGGAAAATCCACAGCTTGTTGTTCTGGCAGGTTATATGAGGATATTATCAGATGAGTTTATTGATGCATTTGAGGGGAAACTTATAAATATTCATCCATCTCTAACTCCGGCTTTTACAGGGCTCAAAGCACAAAAACAGGCAATAGAATATGGAGCGAAGTTTTCCGGCTGCACCGTTCATTTTGTATCCAAAGAGCTGGATACTGGGCCAGTCATAGTGCAGGCTGTTGTCCCCATTACTCCGGAAGACACAGAGGAAACCCTTTCTGAAAAAATACTTAAGTTTGAACACAGAATTTATCCACAGGCAATAAAATGGATTTCTGAAGGAAGGGTCAAAATAGAAGGAAGAAAAGTTATTGTTGAATATGCCAGATATGGCACAATTCCTGTAAATCCAGCCTTAGAGGATTTTTAATCTTTATTCAAATTCCAGTCATAAGATATGTATCTTATTTTGATGTTCTGACTATTCTGAAGGAATTCCCTTTTCTTATCATCTGTTATGTATTTTGCAATAAAATCAAATATATCTTTATCTGTTGAAAAGTAGTCTTCGTTCCATCTGAAAAATTCTGATATTAAAACAGTCTGCTTCTCTGGAACAACAATAACTTCAGGACTGTTCACAAAATCAGATGCTATCTGGTCAAGGATTTTTTCTATATGATTGCCATCAACAAATCTGAGAGCCGAGGATGAAGCAGTTCCTTTAACAAGGGCAAAAGGCACCCTCTTATCTCCAAACTCAAACAGCTTTGCCTTTATGTCATCCAGTGAATATTCTCTGCCTCCTATCTTGTATTTTAGTTTTGTAAAAAATCCATCAATCTCCTTAACAGAGTGTTGTATTTTCATCTTAATAACAAAATCAATAACCATAAAGTTATACAGATTTATCAAAAATGCTTTCTGGGAGTTTCCATTTGTGTAGTTGACCACATTCTTATGATTAAATTTTGAAACAATTGATTGAAGAATTTTGTATTCAGGGGAAAGCTGTATTTTTTTATAATCAACAGAGCCTTTTTTAGCATACTGACTTATTATTTTTTTGAAAAAGTAAGAAAAATCCTGTATCAGTTGTGGTGTATTCTCAACAAGAACAGTATTGCCATTGGTATTCATTAAAAGGGTCTGGTTTAATTTCCTTTTACTCTTAGGTTTTTCTTTAAATGCATCATAAATCAGGTCTATAAATAATGCTGCACTCCAAGAGAAATCCTTTGTCCCGTATCCTGTTCCTTTAAAGCAGTCAAAATACTCATAAAACCCAAATCTTATAGGCAACTCCAGAATCGTTTTTTCAAGGTGCTCTGCCTTTTGTTTAAAACCATATCTTTTTAAACCGTGGTATATCAACCAGTTTATATTTATCCAGATTGGACCCCGCCAGTAGTTATTACTTTTGAAATCCTTTTTGGTTTTATCATAATTGGGGATTGCAAAGCAGTTCTTTTCTCCTATCTGGCAAAAGTTCAAAGAATTGATATGATGAAAAAGTCTTAAAGCCTGATGGGTTGAAGCAACACCACCAAAAAGTGGAACAAATCCTGCTGCAGTTTCAACCTCAATCAGTTTTTTATCTATATAGTCATAAGCAAAGAAAATATTTTTTTCGTTGCTGAAAAGATTATCCCTTACTGCTTTTGTGGTCATATAATACCATTCTTCCGGCTTTTTGTAGTCTTCTCCGATGATATCTGCTATTTTTACCAGAGCCTCATTTGAAGCCGCCAGTATAGAATTAAACATAGGGTCAAAAACTATAAATGGACTTTCTTTAAATATTTTTTCTTCTTGATAGTTATTTTTTCTAAACAGGTCCACCAGATATATATATCTGTAATAATCCTCATCCTTTGGCCTGTGTTCAGGGTCAATTATCTTGTTGTCTTTTCTTTCAAAATAGGGAACTTCCACTTTAGACAGATCTATCTTTTCCAGAACGCTGTCCCACATAGGGGAGTTGTCCATTCCGGATTCCCATGGATGTCTTATATAAATAAGCCCGTTATCATCAGGATTTCTCTCAAGATAAAAATACATATGGAGCTTTATAAGTTTTGGATAAATCCACTTAAGGAATTCCTTTGCTTTTTCTTTGTCAGGTGCATTTTCATATATTTTCAGTGCTGCATATCCATGGATTGGAGGCTGTGTTATTCCTGAGGTCATAAATCCATCTGGAACAAGTCCTGACTTTTCAGCCTGCCAGAAGTCAGGTTCAGGAAAGTATTTCCCCAGATTTTTCTGGTTGAAAACAATATGGGGAAGCATCCCATTTTTCCACTGGGCATTAAACAGTGAAGTTAACTCCTTTACAGCCCTTTCAAAGTTATATCTTGAATATCCAATGGCTATAAAACCACTATCCCAGTTCCATTGATGAGGGTATAGATGGACGGATGGAACGGTGTATTCACCAGTCCAGTTTTTATCTAAAATTTGTTTGGCTTTATCTATATATTCTTTCAAAGGCATGGCTTTACACTATATCAACGGATTTTTCACCCTTTGCCAGCTCCCCTATAACAAAGAATTTTTCTCCCTGTTTTTCTAATATCTCCACTGCTTTATCCCTTTCCTCTGGTGGAACCACAAGTATTAAGCCTATGCCCATATTAAATGTCCTGAACATCTCTTCTTCAGGAACATTACCTTCTTTTTGTATCCATTTGAATACAGGTGGCACTTCCCAGCTTCCTTTCTGTATGACAGCTTTTAATCCGTCATTTATAACTCTTATTAGATTACCTGGAATTCCCCCACCTGTAATATGAGCTATAGCATGTATATCAACTTTTTCGGCAAGAGAGAGAACCGTTTTTACATATATCCTTGTAGGTGTTAAAAGCTCTTCACCAAGTTTTTTATCAAACTCTTTTATATACATATCGTAGGAATAGCCTTTTATATCTATCAGCTTTCTGACAAGGGAATATCCATTGCTATGAATTCCCGAAGATGCAATTCCTATCAGGATATCCCCTTCCTGTGTTTTGGAGCCATCAAGCATTTTTTCTCTTTCCACAACACCAACAGCAAATCCTGCAAGGTCATACTCTCCTTCATCATACATCCCCGGCATTTCGGCAGTTTCTCCACCTATCAGTGCACATTCAGCCTGTTTACAACCTTCAGCTATGCCTTTTACAACATCTACAGCAACTTCAGGTTTTAGCTTTCCAGTGGCAAAATAATCAAGGAAAAATAGAGGTTTTGAAGTGGTTGTCACCAGGTCATTAACACACATTGCAACAAGGTCTATACCAATTGTGTCGTGTTTATCAAGTATCTGGGCTATTTTCAGCTTTGTTCCTACACCATCGGTTGAAGAGGTTATAACAGGCTCTTTATACTTTGCAATTTCCAGCAGATATGCCCCTGCAAATCCACCGATTGGAGTAATAACATTTTTATTAAATGTTTCCTTTACAAATCCCTTTATCTGCTGGACAAATCTATCTGCCTTTTCTATATCAACACCTGCATCTTTATAACTGAGCATCTTTCTTCTCCTAAAGATTTTCTTCTGTAATAATTTTTAGTTGTCCTTTATCACGGATTAAATATAATACTTTGTTTACTGCCTTTATTTCATCACCTGAAAGATAAGCAAGTTTAAAGGCAATTACATAATAGGTCTGGTTTCTTCTTTTATCTAAAAAAGCCTTTTTATTGAGTATATGCACAAAAGGTTCATTATTATTTATTGAGTAAAACTCTTTTTTAAACTGTGTTTTCAGGTCAAAAATATCTCCACCTGCGAAATTGAAATAAGGAGAATAAACGGAAAATATTCCATCTGTTTTGCCTTTATAAATATCAAGAAGAACTTTCTGCCATCTATTTAAAAAATCATCAATACTCTGTCTAAGCTGTTTATATTTATTCTCATCCAGCATTACAAAATTTTCCTGAATAATAACAGGTGTTTTGTTAATCTTTATGTAGTCTGATATTTTTGCAAAATCCCTATTTGTAAGAATTACACATCCCTTTGAGCTAAAAAATAAAGGATTTTCCTTATCTGTTGCATGTATCCAGATACCATCCCCATTCCTGTGGATGATATATTTATCAAGGGCATTCGGATAGTTTAATGGATAGGCACCTATCCCATAGGCAGGTGGAAGCTGATTTTTAGGTTTATAACTTTTTGGAAAATAAACACCTTCAGGTGTTTTCATATCTCCAAGCTCTTTCTTATCTCCAAACTTAAAGCCTGTGATTGCAATAGAACTGTCCATAACCTCAGGAATTCCATTTTTAATCTGAACCACAATCAGTTTTTGCTTTGATTTACTTACAACTATAGCCCTTTCCATAGGTGGAAGATAAATAACATTTCCATATAAAAGCCCTTGAGCTGAAGCCATTGATATCAGAAATAAAACTGCTAATAAATACCTCATATCCCAAAAAACTTAACCAGAATAAACATAATTATCCAGGTATAAATCCCTGCAATAATATCATCGGCCATAACTCCTAAACCTGAAGGGAGTTTTTCAAACATTTTGATTGGTGGAGGTTTGAGGATATCAAAAATTCTGAACAAAATAAAAGCTATTAAAAGGTGCTGCCATGAAGGATAAAAACCAATCATTGATACCATATACCCTGCTATTTCATCAATCACAACATATTCAGGGTCTTTGTCCTTAAAGGTTTCCACCACAACAGTAGAAGCCCAGATACCAATAAGAAAAACCGCAAGTGTAATAAAAATCTGGTTCCAGAGCTGATACTCTCCACCTCTTGTCCAGTAGATAAGGATTGGGAAAATTCCAACAAGTGTTCCAATAGTTCCAGGAGCAATGGGGATTTTTCCAACAAACAGCCCTGTAGAAAGCATAAAAGCAACCATAGTTTTAAAATCCTCTGGAGCCTGTTCCTCTGGAGTTTGATTCTGTGTGTTTTCCTGCTGCTGAACTTCCTGTTTTTCCACTTTTCCTCTCCTGAAAACCAGTTTTAAACTAAGTAATTATAACCATAAAGTTGATAAAAAATTTTTTAAGATTTAAAATTTATAACACTGTTTTAAAAAATTCTGGAAAGGATGGAGAGGCGATATGTCCTGGATAAGTCTTGACAAGATAAATAAATTGAAAGAAAGATTTGATTATGTAGAAATAAATGAAAGTGATAAAGGTTTCCATTCTGTAAATGTTCCAAAAGAAAATCTAAAAGATTTTCTCAAATTCCTCAAAACTGACCCAGAATACAGTTTTAAAATGTTTATAGACTGGACAATTATAGACCATGGAGTAAAAGCAGACCCAAGATTTGAGGGTGTATTAATTCTATTTTCTCCAGAACATAAAGAGAGAATAATTGTAAAATCCTGGGCTATAGATGAAACCCTCCCAACCTTGACAGATATCTGGCCAGGTGCAAAATGGGCAGAAAGAGAAGCCTGGGATATGTTCGGTATAAAGTTTGAAGGCCATGAAAATCTGGTCAGAATGTTTATGTGGGAAACTTATCCATATCATCCTCTCAGAAAAGATTTCCCGTTAAGAGGACATGAAGAGGTTGAACTGCCATCTCTAAACGAAAAAGAGAGAATGGATCAGCTGGAAGGTCTTCAAAACTACTCAAGAATGCATACAGCCCTGCCAACGCTTGAAGACCTTGAAATAACACAGAAAAAAAGATTACCAAATAAGAAATCACAGGTTGTTCTAAACTGGGGTCCTCTCCATCCAGGAACACATGGAACAATCTGGTTTTTATTTGATATGGAAGGTGAGTATGTTCAGGAGTGTGATATTATCATTGGACAGCTCCACAGGGGTGTTGAAAAACTTGCAGAAAACATGAATGTCCAGCAGATAATCCCTTACACAGACAGAATGGACTATATCGCCTCAATGAATGAAAACCATTCTGTATGTGTTGCAGCAGAAAAGCTCCTTGGGATACATGAAAAAATCCCTGAAAAAGCAAAATATATCAGAACAATGCTTGCTGAGCTTTCAAGAATAAACTCACACCTGCTCTGGCTTGGAACTTATGCACTGGACCTGGGTGCCCTGACAATGTTCCTGTACACATTCAGGGAAAGGGAAAAAATTATGGATATTTTTGAGGGTATCTCAGGTGCAAGGTTTACAATAAATTACTTCAGAGTAGGCGGTGTTTATGCAGACCTGCCTTATGGGGCTTTAGATGCTATTGAGCATTTTATAAAA carries:
- a CDS encoding nitronate monooxygenase family protein, which encodes MALPPLRIGKYEIQYPIIQGGMGVGISWENLAGSVSKHGGLGIVSSVGTGYRHPNYVRLKDGRPVGSKYIHSTEALQRIIRDAKEIAGGEKAVIGVNILYAITDFGRVVRDAIEAGANLLFVGAGLPLTLPKYAPEEDVALVPIVSSARALRVICKHWKKKYNRLPDAVVVEGPKSGGHQGIPYEDCFKPEFQLENLVPEVIKERDKWGDFPVIAAGGIWDKKDIEYYLSLGAAGVQMGTRFVGTYECDASDEFKQVIINAKKEDIVLLKSPVGYPARGIVTQLIKDIEEGKAPEVKCVSNCVVPCNHGEEAKKVGYCIADRLGDAYLGRKETGLFFSGSNGYRIKKLVHVKDLMRELVEGIPSGQEEP
- a CDS encoding DUF2914 domain-containing protein, with product MRWLMVFLLVFSFSFAQNIQVEDMKFAVAIQDREPIGISEKFPPDIGRIYCWTKVIATKVPTKIYHVWIYKGNEMARVELGITYPTFRTWSSKKILPNQTGKWTVVVEDEEGNKIAQKSFEITENWQEP
- the purN gene encoding phosphoribosylglycinamide formyltransferase — its product is MDIVVLISGRGSNLEAIAKAYKDGKIQGKIKLVISNKKDVKGLEIAKKYSIPAEFHDPSKFDNRLEYDRHLINRIKKENPQLVVLAGYMRILSDEFIDAFEGKLINIHPSLTPAFTGLKAQKQAIEYGAKFSGCTVHFVSKELDTGPVIVQAVVPITPEDTEETLSEKILKFEHRIYPQAIKWISEGRVKIEGRKVIVEYARYGTIPVNPALEDF
- a CDS encoding DUF547 domain-containing protein; the protein is MPLKEYIDKAKQILDKNWTGEYTVPSVHLYPHQWNWDSGFIAIGYSRYNFERAVKELTSLFNAQWKNGMLPHIVFNQKNLGKYFPEPDFWQAEKSGLVPDGFMTSGITQPPIHGYAALKIYENAPDKEKAKEFLKWIYPKLIKLHMYFYLERNPDDNGLIYIRHPWESGMDNSPMWDSVLEKIDLSKVEVPYFERKDNKIIDPEHRPKDEDYYRYIYLVDLFRKNNYQEEKIFKESPFIVFDPMFNSILAASNEALVKIADIIGEDYKKPEEWYYMTTKAVRDNLFSNEKNIFFAYDYIDKKLIEVETAAGFVPLFGGVASTHQALRLFHHINSLNFCQIGEKNCFAIPNYDKTKKDFKSNNYWRGPIWININWLIYHGLKRYGFKQKAEHLEKTILELPIRFGFYEYFDCFKGTGYGTKDFSWSAALFIDLIYDAFKEKPKSKRKLNQTLLMNTNGNTVLVENTPQLIQDFSYFFKKIISQYAKKGSVDYKKIQLSPEYKILQSIVSKFNHKNVVNYTNGNSQKAFLINLYNFMVIDFVIKMKIQHSVKEIDGFFTKLKYKIGGREYSLDDIKAKLFEFGDKRVPFALVKGTASSSALRFVDGNHIEKILDQIASDFVNSPEVIVVPEKQTVLISEFFRWNEDYFSTDKDIFDFIAKYITDDKKREFLQNSQNIKIRYISYDWNLNKD
- the purM gene encoding phosphoribosylformylglycinamidine cyclo-ligase, whose translation is MLSYKDAGVDIEKADRFVQQIKGFVKETFNKNVITPIGGFAGAYLLEIAKYKEPVITSSTDGVGTKLKIAQILDKHDTIGIDLVAMCVNDLVTTTSKPLFFLDYFATGKLKPEVAVDVVKGIAEGCKQAECALIGGETAEMPGMYDEGEYDLAGFAVGVVEREKMLDGSKTQEGDILIGIASSGIHSNGYSLVRKLIDIKGYSYDMYIKEFDKKLGEELLTPTRIYVKTVLSLAEKVDIHAIAHITGGGIPGNLIRVINDGLKAVIQKGSWEVPPVFKWIQKEGNVPEEEMFRTFNMGIGLILVVPPEERDKAVEILEKQGEKFFVIGELAKGEKSVDIV
- a CDS encoding L,D-transpeptidase family protein codes for the protein MRYLLAVLFLISMASAQGLLYGNVIYLPPMERAIVVSKSKQKLIVVQIKNGIPEVMDSSIAITGFKFGDKKELGDMKTPEGVYFPKSYKPKNQLPPAYGIGAYPLNYPNALDKYIIHRNGDGIWIHATDKENPLFFSSKGCVILTNRDFAKISDYIKINKTPVIIQENFVMLDENKYKQLRQSIDDFLNRWQKVLLDIYKGKTDGIFSVYSPYFNFAGGDIFDLKTQFKKEFYSINNNEPFVHILNKKAFLDKRRNQTYYVIAFKLAYLSGDEIKAVNKVLYLIRDKGQLKIITEENL
- a CDS encoding phosphatidylglycerophosphatase A, whose translation is MEKQEVQQQENTQNQTPEEQAPEDFKTMVAFMLSTGLFVGKIPIAPGTIGTLVGIFPILIYWTRGGEYQLWNQIFITLAVFLIGIWASTVVVETFKDKDPEYVVIDEIAGYMVSMIGFYPSWQHLLIAFILFRIFDILKPPPIKMFEKLPSGLGVMADDIIAGIYTWIIMFILVKFFGI
- a CDS encoding NADH-quinone oxidoreductase subunit D, translated to MSWISLDKINKLKERFDYVEINESDKGFHSVNVPKENLKDFLKFLKTDPEYSFKMFIDWTIIDHGVKADPRFEGVLILFSPEHKERIIVKSWAIDETLPTLTDIWPGAKWAEREAWDMFGIKFEGHENLVRMFMWETYPYHPLRKDFPLRGHEEVELPSLNEKERMDQLEGLQNYSRMHTALPTLEDLEITQKKRLPNKKSQVVLNWGPLHPGTHGTIWFLFDMEGEYVQECDIIIGQLHRGVEKLAENMNVQQIIPYTDRMDYIASMNENHSVCVAAEKLLGIHEKIPEKAKYIRTMLAELSRINSHLLWLGTYALDLGALTMFLYTFREREKIMDIFEGISGARFTINYFRVGGVYADLPYGALDAIEHFIKDFPTRLSDYETLLTRNRIWLKRNIDVGIISEKDVYDYGLTGAVARASGVPYDLRIIDKYDAYGEVEFDVPVGEKGDSYDRYLVRIEEMKQSARIVEQCIEKLRKMSKNDPFFYEPEDKKMKITIDGRGTKLFKGEVYAGADNPRGELGVYIYMPKDGIKPHRFRLRSGAFYNLQIFPKLMIGRPIADAITILSTIDPVVGETDR